One Roseimaritima multifibrata DNA window includes the following coding sequences:
- a CDS encoding peptidase associated/transthyretin-like domain-containing protein produces MKQDQSMKKVPPGPNDLPNVNQENSQNPDFKDRIADRTLLKPEFHPICTRGQVNKRRSERNNEARYAKFKIELPALETANFYNLIGLKTGRGMSYDNFVETVTFLAFLFPDQFRNKTFSDVASHPDAFEESEAWKLICNKLISNHVSEKRYFKAFKRAREASAATDDENRKPCVKPIGVSTNSLATRDNTQVEQSGFSDSDSAIVAKPPWPANAPFAEVILKASTAKRGDATHSSQPDGVSTSGQTDQMSKDETDGDAEDRPGEQSVVETPSKDSRVGSGHNNLNPGDDTRAEQLGNDETNERIPEFPTDDSSRHQAKIERATVDTDDAPSPASKLAPSTDAGEPLASEEKRSRQYVAPKENHDYRRVLVVAIGIIAFLITLSIIDRQPPSAPTDHLTPSSEEKYAETVEGTGDLLVTGKLTGQVVDAKTAQPIVDATVTVYEVNGLRLPDLEIVTDDRGEYKLAIPGRYASLQIDVQAAKPDYRQRSKRIISLDSYDGSPVEIVLHPDETNE; encoded by the coding sequence ATGAAACAAGATCAATCGATGAAAAAGGTACCTCCTGGACCGAACGATCTACCGAACGTGAATCAGGAAAACAGCCAAAATCCGGACTTTAAGGATCGAATCGCCGACAGGACACTATTGAAGCCTGAATTCCATCCCATTTGCACTCGGGGTCAGGTCAACAAAAGAAGGAGCGAACGGAACAACGAGGCTAGATACGCAAAATTCAAAATAGAGTTGCCCGCTCTTGAAACTGCAAATTTTTACAACTTGATTGGGTTAAAAACGGGACGGGGCATGTCCTACGACAATTTTGTCGAAACGGTCACGTTTCTTGCCTTCTTGTTCCCAGATCAGTTTCGAAACAAAACATTTTCCGACGTAGCATCGCATCCAGATGCTTTCGAAGAATCTGAAGCTTGGAAACTGATTTGCAACAAATTGATTTCAAATCACGTTTCAGAGAAACGATATTTCAAAGCCTTCAAGAGAGCTAGAGAGGCGTCAGCGGCTACAGATGACGAAAACCGGAAACCCTGTGTTAAACCGATTGGCGTTTCAACGAATTCTTTGGCGACCAGAGATAACACACAAGTCGAACAGTCCGGCTTCTCGGATTCCGACTCAGCCATCGTTGCAAAACCACCCTGGCCTGCAAATGCCCCATTCGCGGAAGTTATCTTGAAAGCCAGTACGGCTAAGCGGGGCGACGCCACGCACTCCTCCCAGCCAGATGGAGTATCGACATCTGGCCAAACCGATCAGATGTCGAAAGATGAAACTGACGGCGATGCAGAAGATCGGCCGGGCGAACAGTCAGTGGTCGAGACTCCCTCCAAAGACTCTCGCGTAGGCTCTGGTCACAACAATCTCAATCCCGGTGACGATACGAGAGCTGAACAATTAGGGAACGATGAAACAAATGAAAGGATTCCCGAATTCCCGACTGACGATTCGTCACGTCATCAAGCAAAGATTGAGAGGGCAACCGTTGATACCGACGATGCCCCATCGCCAGCCAGTAAGCTCGCTCCAAGTACCGATGCCGGCGAGCCGCTGGCCTCGGAAGAAAAGCGAAGTAGACAATATGTGGCACCAAAGGAGAATCACGACTACCGCCGAGTGCTGGTGGTCGCAATTGGAATCATCGCATTTCTGATTACACTGTCGATTATCGATCGGCAACCTCCCTCAGCTCCGACCGACCACCTGACACCATCATCTGAAGAAAAGTACGCCGAAACGGTTGAAGGTACTGGAGACTTGTTGGTCACGGGCAAACTAACAGGCCAAGTGGTGGATGCAAAAACAGCTCAGCCCATTGTCGATGCTACAGTAACGGTTTACGAAGTTAACGGTCTGAGGCTACCTGACCTCGAAATTGTCACCGATGATCGCGGCGAGTATAAACTGGCTATTCCTGGTCGCTACGCCTCATTGCAGATAGATGTGCAAGCCGCGAAGCCTGACTATCGACAGCGTAGTAAACGCATCATTTCACTTGACAGTTATGACGGATCTCCTGTCGAAATAGTGTTACATCCGGATGAGACGAATGAATAA
- a CDS encoding tyrosine-type recombinase/integrase, with the protein MANQFTIQAPNNFVTRISLQVPLLIDRAGDNTKRRFIEFFTAQIRNKGTREAYLHAVKRFFSWCERHGVQFEKIEPIVIATYIESLTLQLSAPTVKLHLAAIRMLYDYLVIGQIVPFNPAASVRGPKHVAKKGKTPVLSAGEARLLLDGIDLSTIGGLRDRALIGVMVFSFARVSATLGMNVDDFYQQGRRMWLRLHEKGGKYHEVPAHHLVEEYVDAYILAAGLSGQRKSPLFRTIARDKKLSNNRMHRTDALRMVKRRAVKAGLPVSTCCHSWRATGITNYLQNGGSLEHAMQIAAHESARTTKLYDRTSDEVSLDEIERVRI; encoded by the coding sequence ATGGCCAACCAGTTCACGATCCAAGCCCCAAATAACTTCGTAACCCGCATTTCCCTGCAAGTGCCATTGCTCATCGACCGTGCCGGCGATAATACGAAACGGCGCTTCATCGAATTTTTCACGGCACAAATACGAAATAAAGGAACCCGCGAAGCATATTTGCATGCAGTCAAGAGATTCTTTAGTTGGTGCGAACGTCATGGAGTTCAGTTTGAGAAGATCGAACCGATTGTGATCGCAACTTACATTGAATCACTCACGTTGCAGCTGAGCGCCCCAACTGTCAAACTTCATTTGGCGGCAATTCGGATGCTCTATGACTATCTAGTGATAGGCCAGATCGTGCCATTTAATCCGGCTGCTTCTGTTCGCGGTCCCAAGCATGTGGCGAAGAAAGGCAAGACGCCGGTTTTATCTGCTGGAGAAGCAAGGCTACTGCTGGATGGGATCGACCTGTCAACGATTGGCGGTCTTCGAGACCGGGCGTTGATTGGCGTGATGGTGTTCAGTTTTGCCAGGGTCAGTGCAACGCTTGGCATGAACGTAGACGACTTCTATCAGCAGGGGCGACGAATGTGGCTTAGGCTGCACGAAAAGGGCGGGAAATACCACGAGGTGCCAGCCCATCACTTGGTCGAAGAGTATGTCGACGCCTATATCCTTGCGGCTGGACTTAGTGGCCAACGAAAAAGCCCACTGTTTCGCACGATCGCACGCGATAAGAAGCTAAGTAACAACCGAATGCACCGTACCGATGCGTTGCGGATGGTGAAACGTCGGGCGGTAAAAGCTGGCCTGCCCGTGTCAACCTGTTGTCACAGTTGGCGTGCCACCGGCATCACCAACTATCTGCAAAATGGCGGTTCGCTTGAACACGCAATGCAAATCGCAGCTCATGAGTCTGCTAGGACAACAAAGCTATACGACCGGACGAGTGACGAGGTCAGCTTAGACGAAATCGAAAGGGTTCGAATATAG
- a CDS encoding AbrB/MazE/SpoVT family DNA-binding domain-containing protein — translation MTGHMPTVAEAWRCKLDTSGRIVLPQAIRMAKGLANGDELIASFEEGTIVLRTYEEAMQRLQDAFCTGIDGDVSLVSELLAERRQEAEYEEGR, via the coding sequence ATGACCGGACACATGCCAACAGTAGCTGAAGCGTGGAGATGCAAGCTCGATACGTCAGGGCGGATTGTTCTACCGCAAGCGATTCGCATGGCGAAGGGATTGGCTAATGGCGACGAGCTGATAGCCAGCTTTGAGGAAGGTACGATCGTACTTCGCACCTACGAAGAGGCGATGCAACGTTTGCAAGATGCGTTTTGCACCGGAATCGACGGTGACGTTAGTTTAGTTAGCGAATTGCTCGCCGAACGCCGCCAGGAAGCAGAGTATGAAGAGGGTCGTTGA
- a CDS encoding type II toxin-antitoxin system VapC family toxin has product MKRVVDASAVLAVCKQEEGAVEARRKMRGGLISAVNLSEVYYKAASFDKQAIANAIVQTAELQVISFDQQQASIAADLAARTKGAGVSFADRACLALGLSENLSILTGDHLWIELRLEIQLDFFREKPS; this is encoded by the coding sequence ATGAAGAGGGTCGTTGACGCTTCGGCGGTCCTTGCTGTTTGCAAACAGGAAGAAGGGGCCGTTGAAGCGAGACGAAAAATGCGGGGTGGTCTTATCTCCGCCGTCAATCTCTCCGAAGTGTATTACAAGGCTGCAAGTTTCGACAAGCAAGCGATTGCCAACGCAATCGTGCAAACAGCCGAATTGCAAGTAATTTCATTCGATCAACAGCAAGCGTCCATCGCTGCGGACCTTGCCGCCAGAACTAAAGGGGCAGGCGTCTCATTTGCCGATCGAGCCTGCCTCGCTCTCGGACTATCAGAAAATCTTTCAATCTTGACTGGAGATCATCTGTGGATCGAACTTAGGCTCGAAATTCAACTCGACTTTTTCCGTGAAAAGCCAAGTTGA
- the mobF gene encoding MobF family relaxase — MRITHSKSSRDAKNYYAFSDYYDSGPSQLKGAWFGRGATMLGLEGDVEKELFDRLIDNLLPFEDKRLTQRNRPDRRVGTDITLSAPKSVSLLWGVTQDQEILQAVQDAAHETYACLEQDVQTRVNQKRGTMTLAKTGNLVGASWLHTTARPVDGHPDPQLHVHGFVLNATNTGNRWTAADLSAVVRDSGYYEAIFQSRLAGKIASIGYPVERSERDFEIAGVTRQTIEKFSRRTSLIEKLAEEKGVTDSAAKGSLGAQTRDKKSTNLVPEGQLPAFWRQRLTDEEAATLKAIAAKDYVPQKQKEAAGKAVDFATDHCFELKSVVRERELLREAIRHGIGQTSVADIHQQVANRDWIKEGEGENTLLSTRKVLAEEQALLAFARSGRGQVSALALGHAIEREWFSDEQKTAVTGLLESNDRLQILRGVAGSGKTSLMSEAIDAMKKNGNHVTVLAPTAKAAHGVLREQEGFDAETLAYFLKNEQKQNDAKHGVIWVDEAGLIGTQDLAELTRVASQIDARIILSGDSQQHQPVARGLPLRLLESDAGIKPHQVSTIRRQRGEYRHAVTSLSRGDVDAGLDQLEKLGFIKEIDDDQQRNEQLARDYADSIQVKKSCLVVAPTHAERESVTEAIRSELRSRGKITGKEQSIVTLRSKRLTEAQRGDATSYSPGDVVEFVTKGKGGYKPGDRLTIESVADGRVLAGTPDGMASVPIESPKSFDVYRPHNSNFAEGDLLRITKNRRPDRNSSAKRLNNGTVLTLKGFTGSGDLKLSNGQTVPAEWGHFDHGTTVTSYASQGQTFDRVLVAQSSLSFPASSPEQAYVSVSRGREQVTIYTDDRVALRQAVKQSHQAMNASDLIPNSVQEEIAANGRLKEAIERARTQAQRFAAKQIERIREWVSAHQPQHAR; from the coding sequence ATGCGGATTACTCACTCAAAAAGCTCGCGAGACGCCAAGAATTACTATGCATTCAGTGACTACTACGATTCTGGCCCCTCTCAACTTAAGGGCGCATGGTTCGGACGTGGGGCGACGATGCTTGGGCTGGAAGGTGACGTCGAAAAAGAACTTTTTGATCGATTAATCGATAACCTTCTGCCGTTTGAAGACAAACGCCTTACCCAACGAAACCGGCCGGATAGGCGAGTCGGAACCGACATCACGCTTTCTGCTCCTAAGTCCGTATCCCTGCTCTGGGGAGTCACTCAAGATCAAGAGATCCTCCAGGCAGTGCAAGATGCCGCTCATGAGACCTACGCATGCTTAGAGCAGGATGTTCAGACCAGGGTGAATCAGAAGCGGGGGACAATGACGCTCGCTAAAACGGGCAACTTGGTAGGCGCGAGCTGGCTTCACACAACCGCCAGGCCCGTGGATGGTCACCCCGACCCTCAGTTGCATGTACACGGTTTTGTCTTAAACGCCACGAATACGGGTAATCGCTGGACAGCGGCCGACCTGTCCGCCGTTGTCCGTGATTCAGGATATTACGAGGCCATTTTTCAGTCTCGCTTGGCTGGGAAAATCGCGTCGATTGGCTATCCGGTTGAACGAAGCGAGCGTGACTTTGAGATCGCTGGAGTCACACGGCAAACTATCGAAAAATTTTCGCGGCGTACCAGCCTGATTGAAAAACTTGCCGAAGAAAAAGGGGTTACCGACAGTGCGGCGAAAGGCTCTCTTGGAGCCCAGACACGCGACAAAAAGTCAACCAACCTGGTTCCCGAGGGACAACTGCCGGCATTCTGGCGCCAGCGGCTGACTGATGAAGAGGCTGCAACGCTTAAGGCGATTGCTGCGAAAGATTACGTGCCACAAAAACAAAAGGAGGCGGCGGGAAAGGCAGTGGACTTTGCGACAGACCACTGCTTTGAATTGAAATCGGTCGTTCGCGAACGGGAGTTGCTTCGCGAGGCAATTCGCCACGGAATCGGCCAAACAAGCGTTGCGGATATTCACCAGCAAGTAGCCAATCGTGACTGGATAAAGGAAGGGGAGGGTGAAAACACTTTACTCAGTACACGAAAAGTGCTAGCCGAAGAACAAGCCTTGCTGGCTTTCGCTCGCAGTGGACGCGGCCAGGTTTCAGCACTCGCCCTCGGTCACGCTATTGAGCGAGAGTGGTTCAGCGACGAACAAAAAACAGCCGTGACCGGACTTCTAGAATCAAACGACAGATTGCAGATCCTGCGTGGCGTTGCAGGAAGCGGAAAGACGTCCCTGATGAGCGAAGCAATCGACGCGATGAAAAAGAATGGCAATCATGTCACGGTTCTCGCGCCAACGGCCAAGGCCGCTCATGGTGTGCTTCGGGAGCAAGAAGGCTTCGATGCCGAAACGCTCGCGTATTTTCTTAAAAATGAACAGAAACAAAACGATGCGAAACATGGGGTCATTTGGGTAGATGAGGCCGGCTTGATTGGGACACAAGACTTGGCCGAGCTAACCAGGGTTGCGAGCCAGATCGACGCACGGATTATCCTCAGCGGTGACTCTCAGCAGCATCAGCCCGTCGCTCGCGGGCTTCCTCTCAGGCTATTAGAGTCGGATGCAGGGATCAAACCCCATCAGGTGTCGACGATTCGGCGTCAACGAGGCGAGTACCGTCACGCGGTTACCTCGCTGAGTCGCGGCGATGTCGATGCAGGATTGGACCAATTGGAGAAACTTGGATTCATCAAGGAAATCGATGATGACCAACAACGCAACGAACAACTTGCGCGTGACTATGCCGATTCCATTCAAGTGAAAAAATCGTGTTTGGTCGTTGCCCCAACCCATGCCGAGCGGGAATCGGTAACAGAGGCAATTCGAAGTGAACTTCGGTCGCGTGGGAAGATCACCGGCAAAGAACAAAGCATTGTGACGCTCCGGTCCAAACGTCTTACCGAAGCTCAGCGAGGCGATGCGACTAGTTACTCTCCAGGAGACGTCGTCGAATTTGTGACCAAGGGAAAAGGGGGCTATAAGCCGGGCGACCGATTGACTATCGAGTCCGTTGCTGACGGCCGCGTGCTTGCTGGCACCCCGGATGGCATGGCTTCAGTGCCTATCGAATCGCCCAAGTCATTCGATGTTTATCGACCGCACAACTCAAATTTTGCGGAAGGGGATCTACTGCGGATCACCAAGAATCGCCGACCCGACCGAAACTCTTCAGCAAAACGACTTAACAACGGAACAGTATTGACGCTCAAAGGCTTTACGGGATCGGGAGACCTCAAGCTGAGCAACGGGCAAACCGTGCCGGCAGAGTGGGGGCATTTTGACCACGGGACCACAGTTACTTCGTACGCATCGCAAGGGCAGACCTTCGACCGAGTGCTTGTAGCCCAAAGTAGCCTTTCCTTCCCGGCATCGTCGCCCGAGCAGGCATACGTATCAGTCAGCCGTGGTCGAGAGCAAGTAACCATCTATACCGACGATCGTGTGGCACTCCGCCAAGCAGTAAAGCAAAGCCATCAGGCGATGAACGCCAGCGATCTCATTCCCAATTCAGTCCAGGAAGAAATCGCGGCGAATGGCCGACTGAAAGAAGCCATTGAACGTGCTCGGACGCAAGCCCAACGCTTTGCAGCCAAGCAGATTGAACGAATCAGGGAATGGGTATCAGCACACCAGCCACAACATGCGAGGTAA
- a CDS encoding TraM recognition domain-containing protein encodes MWPFRRPDSLKMLGLSTEDICSHIFAIGASGSGKTSLLKILMEDIIRRDVSVLWACVKADESENAIRVIKKAGKEHKLKHLVPGKFTFNFLYFELTRTGGTPATATQLFQRLNNLITKSSGRKEEAYWANLFEKMMTYAITLCHMAKKNGSPISVEDVYQFIVTSPSSFEQVGTKLFKSSFCYQVLSAAERNLQTDSERRQYTQAASFILEQIISIGSKGRGSVLTQCSSVLSPFLVDPLYSTVCSETSNFTPEMPLDGYCVVMDFPVLVYQQGGILFQSLIMLMVMEAALRRKNPKQITALVRDECQYLIADPDFEAKVQSVARSHKLAFISSAQNLPLIQSAMGGDSVAEQHMLATFANFNTRLVLANSCSRTNSYFSDAWGSSRENFVTVSEAKPERKIDPMNMLFGIDEYTVSVSQQLTPRCPPDFFLALRRGGKSNKKIVDAFLTQGGRTFGKERSPFRLVSFKQR; translated from the coding sequence ATGTGGCCTTTCCGTCGACCCGACTCACTCAAGATGCTTGGTCTGTCTACAGAAGACATCTGCTCACACATTTTTGCGATTGGCGCTTCTGGGAGCGGCAAGACTTCTTTGTTGAAGATCCTAATGGAGGACATCATTCGTCGTGACGTTTCCGTACTATGGGCCTGCGTCAAGGCCGATGAATCTGAAAACGCAATTCGTGTCATTAAAAAGGCAGGCAAAGAGCATAAATTGAAACACTTGGTTCCCGGAAAATTCACTTTCAATTTCCTTTATTTTGAGCTCACCCGAACGGGGGGTACGCCCGCGACTGCCACGCAACTTTTTCAGCGTCTTAACAACTTGATTACAAAATCGAGCGGGCGTAAGGAGGAGGCCTACTGGGCAAACTTGTTCGAAAAAATGATGACGTACGCGATTACGCTGTGTCACATGGCGAAGAAAAATGGTTCCCCAATTTCGGTTGAAGACGTCTATCAATTTATTGTCACTAGTCCAAGTAGTTTCGAACAGGTTGGAACCAAGTTATTTAAATCGTCATTTTGTTACCAAGTGCTTTCCGCTGCCGAAAGGAACCTGCAAACCGACTCTGAACGTCGCCAGTACACACAAGCAGCGTCATTCATCTTGGAACAAATTATATCGATCGGTAGTAAAGGAAGGGGGTCCGTCCTCACTCAATGCTCGTCCGTTCTTTCACCCTTTTTGGTCGATCCCCTTTACTCAACTGTCTGCTCTGAAACGTCTAACTTTACGCCTGAGATGCCGCTGGACGGTTACTGCGTAGTGATGGATTTTCCCGTACTTGTGTATCAACAGGGCGGCATACTTTTCCAGAGCCTAATCATGCTCATGGTGATGGAAGCTGCGCTGCGCAGAAAAAATCCGAAGCAGATTACGGCACTCGTGCGTGATGAATGCCAGTACCTCATCGCGGATCCCGACTTCGAAGCAAAAGTCCAGTCGGTTGCCCGTTCGCATAAGCTTGCGTTCATTTCTTCGGCACAAAATTTACCCCTCATTCAGTCAGCGATGGGAGGGGATAGCGTCGCAGAGCAGCACATGTTGGCTACTTTTGCGAACTTTAATACGCGGTTAGTTCTGGCAAATTCCTGTAGCCGTACGAATTCTTATTTCTCAGACGCATGGGGTTCCAGCCGAGAGAATTTCGTGACGGTCAGCGAAGCCAAGCCGGAAAGAAAAATCGACCCAATGAACATGCTGTTCGGAATCGATGAATACACCGTCTCGGTCAGTCAGCAGCTGACGCCACGCTGCCCGCCGGACTTTTTTCTAGCACTTCGGCGGGGCGGAAAATCCAATAAGAAAATCGTGGACGCCTTTCTTACTCAGGGCGGCAGAACGTTTGGTAAGGAGAGAAGCCCTTTCAGACTCGTTTCCTTCAAACAACGCTAA
- a CDS encoding ParB/RepB/Spo0J family partition protein, producing the protein MIVPQTDSQQSVVETRRIFAKLINPPKNGRHLDLQIVQRLQVSIAEHGLLQPIVVQICESRFTIVAGSHRLAAILALGDEYVEAKVFPAGTPPAQMLIRSLHENSIRSSETVEDTLNRVAALAAFHACSFGKAAKLADISKSKLSKIQTSVKKLSPDAMALARDKKIGIGVLYEVAKKARNEAEQLDWLTAHANRTMSRQDIANAVRKDDSRKIKRSTVKTAIDGISISVTVPAEKSYDQLQESLQQLIKKIQLHRKHGIPFHLLQDVIN; encoded by the coding sequence ATGATTGTTCCACAAACAGACAGCCAGCAATCGGTTGTTGAAACACGACGAATTTTCGCGAAGCTCATCAACCCGCCCAAAAACGGCCGGCATCTCGACCTGCAGATCGTTCAGCGATTGCAGGTGAGCATTGCAGAACACGGTTTACTGCAACCAATCGTCGTCCAAATTTGTGAAAGTCGGTTTACCATCGTTGCTGGCAGTCATCGACTCGCCGCGATACTTGCCCTCGGGGATGAGTACGTTGAGGCAAAAGTCTTTCCAGCCGGTACGCCGCCCGCGCAAATGCTAATTCGGAGTTTGCACGAGAACTCGATTCGCAGTTCAGAGACCGTCGAAGACACGCTCAATCGAGTCGCGGCGTTGGCGGCATTTCATGCCTGCAGCTTCGGAAAGGCAGCCAAGCTTGCCGACATTTCCAAGTCAAAGTTGAGCAAAATCCAAACGTCTGTCAAAAAACTCTCCCCAGATGCGATGGCGTTGGCTCGCGACAAAAAGATTGGCATCGGCGTACTCTACGAAGTTGCAAAGAAGGCACGCAACGAAGCCGAGCAGTTGGATTGGCTGACCGCACACGCCAACCGAACCATGAGCCGTCAAGACATTGCTAACGCGGTTAGGAAAGACGACAGCCGGAAAATCAAACGGTCCACGGTCAAGACTGCGATCGACGGCATCTCCATCTCTGTAACGGTTCCTGCCGAAAAGAGTTATGACCAGTTGCAAGAATCGTTGCAGCAACTGATCAAGAAAATCCAGTTGCATCGAAAACACGGCATTCCCTTTCACCTGCTTCAAGACGTCATCAATTAG
- a CDS encoding RNA polymerase sigma factor codes for MRLNLRRSCEVENISTGIRTPPQGVRESPVSDWREIDNTSDESLSPDPSRTKSFLDSETGRRLHEKYCRIVGEHNAEDVVQSGYVKFLKAEAAWEANGVEPPANLMLYLNRINFNEAIDFTRKSKRLAHPVHLPGWYDCVDGSKSPDETLVHKERVERLHSGMAKLTAHQVELLKQRHLEELTMAQLEACHNVTRKTIYNRLQKVYCILRPIIDGTSHENS; via the coding sequence ATGCGTTTAAATTTGCGAAGAAGTTGCGAAGTCGAGAATATTTCCACTGGAATCCGCACGCCACCGCAAGGCGTGCGTGAATCACCGGTTTCAGATTGGCGAGAAATCGATAATACATCTGATGAATCCCTATCACCAGATCCCAGCCGAACGAAATCGTTTTTAGACAGCGAAACAGGACGGCGACTCCATGAAAAATATTGTCGCATTGTTGGGGAGCACAACGCCGAGGATGTCGTCCAGAGTGGCTACGTAAAGTTCCTTAAAGCGGAAGCTGCCTGGGAGGCGAATGGGGTTGAACCTCCCGCAAACCTGATGCTGTACTTAAATCGGATCAACTTCAATGAGGCGATAGACTTCACCCGTAAGTCGAAAAGACTCGCTCACCCAGTGCATTTGCCAGGGTGGTACGACTGTGTCGACGGAAGCAAGTCGCCAGATGAAACCCTTGTCCACAAAGAACGTGTGGAGCGGTTGCATTCCGGCATGGCGAAATTGACAGCTCACCAAGTGGAGCTTCTTAAGCAGCGACACCTTGAAGAGTTGACCATGGCTCAGCTTGAAGCGTGCCATAACGTCACTCGCAAGACGATCTACAACCGCTTGCAAAAGGTTTACTGCATTCTGCGGCCGATCATCGACGGGACTTCTCACGAAAACTCCTGA